GATTTGCCGATGGAATGCTGACTCGCCGCGACGAATGCGCGGTTGTAGTACGGAAACCATTTCACATAGAACAGACCGACAACGGCGATCAGCAGAAACACGATCCAGCCAGGCGCGATGCGAGGTTGTCGAAGCGTGGTCATGATTTTTCCCTACGAGTAATGCGATTGATCAGAGTGCGTGTGCCGTGTCGGCGAGTTGCGCGAGCAGCGCGTGCGCCTGAGCGACACTGTCGGCATCGTTCGGACGAAACTGCACGTGCGCCGCGTGCGCCAGCCGGACGTAATGCGCGCGGCTGCTGCGTCCGTAGGCAGGATCGTAATGGCGGTCGATGAGTTCCGCAAATAACGTGGCCCGCGCGTTCTCGTCGATCAGCTTATGCCAGTGCGCCACGCGCTCCCGGCTATGCAGCGCGACGAGCTTCGACAACTGCGCCTTGAAGAAGGCCGGATCGTCGAAGAGATGCGCGTAGTCCTGCAATAAAAACGCGATGCGGTCTTCGCGCCGCGCCGTCACGTCCACGCACGCCGCCGCGTGCAGGCTCGCGAGCAGCGCATCCGGCATCGTGATGGCGCCGATGCGCCGCCCTTCCGCCTCAACGAAAACCGGCTTCGCCGCATCGAACGCGCCAAGCTCGACGGCGAGCGCCGAATCGAACGCCTTCTGCGACGGCTGCGGATGCCCCGGCAGCGCGCCGAGCAGCGAGCCGCGATGCGCGGCGAGCCCTTCCAGATCCAGCGTTTGCGCACCGGCCGCTCGAAGCGCGTGCAACAGACGCGTCTTGCCGCAGCCCGTATGGCCGATCAGCGCGACGTAGCGAAAGCGCGCGGGCAGTGTGTCGAGCCGCCCGATCACGTCGCGCCGGTAGCTCTTGTAGCCGCCTTCGAGCTGACGCGCCTGCCAGCCGATCATGTTGAGCCACGTCGTCATTGCGCCGGAGCGTTTGCCGCCGCGCCAGCAATAAACGAGCGGGCGCCAGTTGCGCGGCTTGTCCGCGAAGAGCGTGTCGAGATGTTGCGCGATGTTGCGCGCGACCATCGCCGCGCCCACGCGCGTGGCTTCGAACGGCGAGACCTGCTTGTACATCGTCCCGACGATCACGCGCTCTTCGTTGCTCAGCACGGGCGCATTGATCGCGCCGGGAATATGGTCTTCCGCGAATTCGAGCGGCGTGCGGACATCGACGATTTCCTCGAAATCGCGCAGGCGGTCGATCGGAACGAGCAGGTTTTTCACAGTAAACGGAGGCACGATGGTTCAGTCAAGCCTACAAGTATCGCATGCAGGCGAAATTCGACCTTCGCGCGGATTTTGGCTTGCATCGCCGCACGCGCGACAAGCGGTTAAAGTGTTGCGATCGAACCGCGCAGCATGCGTGCCGCGAAGGAGACGCGATGAGCTATCACGAGACGATCGGCGCGCGCCGCTACCGTTTCGACGACCTGAAGACGCTGCTCGCGCGCGCCAGTCCGCGCCGCTCGGGCGACGAACTGGCGGGCGTCGCGGCGGCGACCGAGGAAGAGCGCGTCGCCGCGAAAATGGCGCTCGCGCAGGTGCCGCTCGCGGCGTTCCTCGACGAGCCGCTGATCCCGTACGAAGACGACGAAGTGACGCGCCTCATCGTCGATACGCATTCGCGCGAGGCCTTCGCGCCGGTCGCGCATCTGACCGTCGGCGAGTTCCGCGAGTGGCTGCTCGCCGACAGCACCGACACGGCCGCGCTCGAACACATCACGATGGGCGTCACGCCCGAGATGGCCGCGGCCGTCTCCAAGCTGATGCGCAATCAGGATCTGATCCTCGCCGCGCGCAAACGCCCGGTCGTCACGCGTTTTCGTACGACGATCGGCCTGCCCGGACATCTCTCGGTGCGTCTGCAGCCGAATCACCCGACCGACGATCCGAAAGGCATTGCCGCCTCCATGCTCGACGGCCTCTTCTACGGCTGCGGCGACGCGGTCATCGGCGTGAATCCCGCATCCGATTCGCCGGACGCCATCGGCAAGCTGCTCGCGATGATGGACGAGTTCCGCCAACGCTACGACGTGCCGATGCAGTCGTGCATCCTCACGCATGTCACCAACACGCTCGCCGCGATCGAACAGGGCGCGCCGGTCGATCTCGTGTTCCAGTCCGTCGCGGGCACCGAGCGCGCCAACGCGAGCTTCGGCGTGTCGCTCGCGCTGCTTGCGGAAGCGCACGACGCGGCGTTGTCGCTCAAACGCGGCACCGTCGGCGACAACGTCATGTACTTCGAGACCGGACAAGGCAGCGCGTTGTCGGCGAACGCGCATCACGGCGTCGATCAGCAAACTTGCGAGGCGCGCGCCTATGCGGTCGCGCGCCGTTTCAGCCCGCTGCTCACGAACACGGTGGTCGGTTTCATCGGCCCGGAATATCTCTATGATGGGCGGCAGATTATCCGCGCGGGACTCGAAGATCATTTCTGCGGCAAGCTGCTCGGCGTGCCGATGGGCTGCGACATCTGCTACACGAATCACGCCGAAGCCGATTCCGACGACATGGACACCCTGCTCACACTGCTCGGCGTGGCGAACGTCAACTTCATCATGGGCGTGCCGGGCGCGGACGATGTCATGCTCAACTATCAGAGCACGTCGTTTCACGATGCGTTGTTCATCCGCCGCGCGTTGAATCTGAAGCGCGCGCCGGAATTCGAGGCGTGGCTCGCGAAAATGCGCGTCACCGATGGCAGCGGCGCCCTGCTCTCGCACGCATCCGGCGCGTCGGGACAACCGTTGCTCGACTGGATCGGCGCATGACCCATTCGACCCGCGAGACCGATCCCTGGGACGCGCTGCGGCGCTTCACGAACGCGCGCATCGCGCTCGGCCGCGCGGGCAGCAGCCTGCCGACCGCGCCGCTGCTTGCGTTCGAACTGGCGCATGCGCAGGCGCGCGACGCCGTGCATCAGCCGCTCGATACCGCCGCGCTCGCACAAGCCATTCACGCCGCGGGTTTCGAGACGCTCGATGTGCACAGCGCCGCGCCCGATCGCGATCGTTATCTGCGTCGTCCGGACCTCGGCCGCGCGCTCGACGAGGCAAGCGCCGCGCGTCTCGCCGATCACGCCAGGTCGATGCACGATGCGCCCGAACTCGCGTTCGTCGCCGCCGACGGTCTCTCGGCCTTCGCAACGCAACGCCACGTCGCGCCGCTGCTCGCGAGCGTTCGCACGAAGCTCGAAGGATGGAAGGTCGGCCCGGTCGTGATCGCGACACAGGCGCGCGTCGCGCTGGGCGACGGCATCGGCGAACGGTTACGGGCGACGATCGTCGTGGTGATGATCGGCGAGCGGCCCGGACTCAGCTCGCCCGACAGCCTCGGCCTCTACGTGACCTACGCGCCGCGCACCGGGCGCAGCGACGCCGAGCGCAACTGCATTTCGAACGTGCGGCCGGAAGGCCTCGCTTACGACGCCGCCGCTTTCAAGCTCATGTGGCTGTTGAACGAAGCGCGCCGCCTGAAACTCACCGGCGTCGGCCTGAAGGATCACAGCGGCGCTTTGCCCGCGCCGGGAACGGACGCGAAATCGCTCGGCGCCTGACCCCGCAGCTTGCGATACACCGTCGTGCGCGACACGCCCAGTTCGCGCGCCGTCGCCGACACATTGCCGCCGTGCGCCTTGAGCGCCGCCGCCACGGCGCTCGATTCGATATCCACGAGACGCGCGCAGCCGGTAAGCAAAGGCGCCGGCCGCGCTTCGATGCCTTCGCCCAACTCATCGAGAAAATCGTGCGGCAGATGCTCGACGCGCAGATGCGTGTCGTGTTCGTCGAGCATCGCGCAGGCCGTGCGCAGCACATTGCTCAACTGACGGAAATTGCCCGGCCACGGATGCCGCGCGAACAGCGCGAGCACTTGATCGTCGATGCCGATCGGGCGGCCGGCGAAGCACTCGTCGCGCAACATCTTGTCGACGACCGCGTGCAGATCGGTGCGCCCGGCAAGCGGCGGCAGCGTCACCGAAAGTCCGTTGATGCGGTAGTACAGATCCTCGCGAAACGCCCCTTCCGCGACGCGTTCGCGCAGCTTGCGATTGCTCGCGCAGACGAGCATGAAATCCACCGGCACCGCGCGCGCCGCGCCGAGCGGTTCGACGACACGTTCCTGCAATACGCGCAGCAGACGGCTCTGCATCGCGAGCGGCATGTCGCCGATTTCGTCGAGAAACAGCGTGCCGCCGTTCGCCTGCGCAATGCGGCCGACCGCGCCGCGCTTCGCCGCGCCGGTGAACGCGCCCTGCGTGTAGCCGAAGAGCTCGGATTCGATCAGCGTCTCCGGCAGCGACGCGCAATTCACCGCGACGAACGGCCCCGCGTGGCGCGGCGAGTCGCGATGAATCGCGCGGGCGAGCATTTCCTTGCCCGCGCCCGTTTCCCCGCCGATCAGAATCGGGATGTTCTTGCCGATGACTTTCCTCACGCGCGCGACGACATCCTGCATGCGCGCGTCGCCGGTGCAGAGTTCGGCGAGGCTCGACGATGACCTCCCGCCTACGACCGGCGCAGTCGCGACGTGCCCTGCGCCCGCCGCCGCGCGCGCATGAAACTCGACGCTCGCAAATACGCCGACGCCGCTATGCAGATCGAGCCGGCTCGGCGGCTCGCCCGCGCGCGCAATGAGCGCGTCGGCGCTCTCGCCGAACAGGGCTTCGAGCGTCTGCGTGCGCAGACGTCCAAGTTCGAGACCGAGCTGGAACTGGGCGCTGCGGTTCGCGCTGAGCAGCCGTCCGTCGAGATCGAATACGGCGATGCCTTCCATCAACGTGCCGATAAACTCGGGCCGGCTATGAAAACGGATGCACAGCTTTTCGTCGAATGCGCTCGCGATCAGACGGTTTTCGATCATCTGCCCGGACATTTTCACGAGCGCCATCGTGTGCTGGTGATAGCCGCGACGGTCGCCGGTGACGTCGAGCACGCCGAAAAGATTGCCGTGCGGATCGAGGATCGGCACGCTCGAGCACGTGAGAAAGCGATTGGCGCGCAGATAGTGTTGATCGCCGTGCACGGTGACGGCGGTGCGCTCCGCGATCGTCGTGCCGATGGCGTTCGTGCCCTGATGCTCCTCGCTCCACACCGCGCCCGCCCGCAGCGCGACTTTTTCGGCGCGGGCGAGGAAATCGTCGTCGCCGAGCGAATGCAGGATGAGCCCGCTCGCGTCGGTCAGCGCGATCATGCTGTGGGTGTTGGCGATCTGCGCGTAGAGCGTCTCCATGACCGGCAGCGCGTGCGCGAATAGGGTGCGGCTCTGCGCAAGCCGGACGGCCAGTTCGGCGCCTGACAGGACGGCGTAGTCCGGGCGCATTGCCTCGAACAGCCCGAAGGTTGCCGAACGCTCGTGCGAATGCCGGATCACATCGAACTGCGCCGTCTGCACGGCCGCGCCAGTGGCATGCATCGCCTTCCTCCTTTTCGATTCATCGCTGAGGACTCGGGCAAAGCGCCGCCTGTCGTCGCGTGAATGTCTCCTCGGGCAATGTAACACCCGCGCGCCGTGCGGGTCGATGCGAGGAATCACGCGGATGAATCCTCGCTTTCGACGCGTCTGCAGGGAGGCTCAGCGAGTGTCAGCGAGTCAAAACACTCAGAGCACGAGCGAGCCCGCCGTAATGGCAATGACCAGGAAGATCACGAACAGAATCAGGAAGATGAAGAAGCAGATCTTCGCGATGCCCGCCGCGCCGGAAGACACACGCGTGAAGCCGAAAAGACCGGCGACGACCGAGATGACCGCGAAAAGAATGGCAAGTTTGAGCATGGCAGTACCGTTTTTGTCGTAGTGGCAATCCCTGGAGGCAAGTCTCGTGCCTCGCTTGCGTGTCGCTGCTTTTGCGGGCGGCGAACCCAAAGACCGTTAGTTGCGAATTCTAGTGAAAAAAGAGCGGGCAACGTGTGCCCGCTCTTCTTCTTACAGGTTTAGCGCACTGCGCGGTTTTCAGCGGCAGCGACCGCCGCGCGCGTCGGCGCAGGAATCGGACGACGGGTACCGAGCCACATCGCGACCGATTGATGC
This portion of the Caballeronia insecticola genome encodes:
- the eutC gene encoding ethanolamine ammonia-lyase subunit EutC codes for the protein MTHSTRETDPWDALRRFTNARIALGRAGSSLPTAPLLAFELAHAQARDAVHQPLDTAALAQAIHAAGFETLDVHSAAPDRDRYLRRPDLGRALDEASAARLADHARSMHDAPELAFVAADGLSAFATQRHVAPLLASVRTKLEGWKVGPVVIATQARVALGDGIGERLRATIVVVMIGERPGLSSPDSLGLYVTYAPRTGRSDAERNCISNVRPEGLAYDAAAFKLMWLLNEARRLKLTGVGLKDHSGALPAPGTDAKSLGA
- a CDS encoding sigma-54-dependent Fis family transcriptional regulator, giving the protein MHATGAAVQTAQFDVIRHSHERSATFGLFEAMRPDYAVLSGAELAVRLAQSRTLFAHALPVMETLYAQIANTHSMIALTDASGLILHSLGDDDFLARAEKVALRAGAVWSEEHQGTNAIGTTIAERTAVTVHGDQHYLRANRFLTCSSVPILDPHGNLFGVLDVTGDRRGYHQHTMALVKMSGQMIENRLIASAFDEKLCIRFHSRPEFIGTLMEGIAVFDLDGRLLSANRSAQFQLGLELGRLRTQTLEALFGESADALIARAGEPPSRLDLHSGVGVFASVEFHARAAAGAGHVATAPVVGGRSSSSLAELCTGDARMQDVVARVRKVIGKNIPILIGGETGAGKEMLARAIHRDSPRHAGPFVAVNCASLPETLIESELFGYTQGAFTGAAKRGAVGRIAQANGGTLFLDEIGDMPLAMQSRLLRVLQERVVEPLGAARAVPVDFMLVCASNRKLRERVAEGAFREDLYYRINGLSVTLPPLAGRTDLHAVVDKMLRDECFAGRPIGIDDQVLALFARHPWPGNFRQLSNVLRTACAMLDEHDTHLRVEHLPHDFLDELGEGIEARPAPLLTGCARLVDIESSAVAAALKAHGGNVSATARELGVSRTTVYRKLRGQAPSDFASVPGAGKAPL
- the mnmH gene encoding tRNA 2-selenouridine(34) synthase MnmH, which produces MKNLLVPIDRLRDFEEIVDVRTPLEFAEDHIPGAINAPVLSNEERVIVGTMYKQVSPFEATRVGAAMVARNIAQHLDTLFADKPRNWRPLVYCWRGGKRSGAMTTWLNMIGWQARQLEGGYKSYRRDVIGRLDTLPARFRYVALIGHTGCGKTRLLHALRAAGAQTLDLEGLAAHRGSLLGALPGHPQPSQKAFDSALAVELGAFDAAKPVFVEAEGRRIGAITMPDALLASLHAAACVDVTARREDRIAFLLQDYAHLFDDPAFFKAQLSKLVALHSRERVAHWHKLIDENARATLFAELIDRHYDPAYGRSSRAHYVRLAHAAHVQFRPNDADSVAQAHALLAQLADTAHAL
- a CDS encoding DUF1328 domain-containing protein, coding for MLKLAILFAVISVVAGLFGFTRVSSGAAGIAKICFFIFLILFVIFLVIAITAGSLVL
- a CDS encoding ethanolamine ammonia-lyase subunit EutB, with translation MSYHETIGARRYRFDDLKTLLARASPRRSGDELAGVAAATEEERVAAKMALAQVPLAAFLDEPLIPYEDDEVTRLIVDTHSREAFAPVAHLTVGEFREWLLADSTDTAALEHITMGVTPEMAAAVSKLMRNQDLILAARKRPVVTRFRTTIGLPGHLSVRLQPNHPTDDPKGIAASMLDGLFYGCGDAVIGVNPASDSPDAIGKLLAMMDEFRQRYDVPMQSCILTHVTNTLAAIEQGAPVDLVFQSVAGTERANASFGVSLALLAEAHDAALSLKRGTVGDNVMYFETGQGSALSANAHHGVDQQTCEARAYAVARRFSPLLTNTVVGFIGPEYLYDGRQIIRAGLEDHFCGKLLGVPMGCDICYTNHAEADSDDMDTLLTLLGVANVNFIMGVPGADDVMLNYQSTSFHDALFIRRALNLKRAPEFEAWLAKMRVTDGSGALLSHASGASGQPLLDWIGA